One Hordeum vulgare subsp. vulgare chromosome 4H, MorexV3_pseudomolecules_assembly, whole genome shotgun sequence DNA window includes the following coding sequences:
- the LOC123450748 gene encoding gibberellin 2-beta-dioxygenase 6-like, with translation MGEGFGKEEVSRGEIGRWFSRWVEAAPPILASRDARESKACADAMARAASEWGFFQVVNHGVGLELLEEMRREQAKLFRLPFGTKDKAGLLNGSYRWGNPTATSLGQLSWSESFHVPLPSVSPEGCDYGKLSTLRGVMQEVADAMSRVADTVAGTLAENLGHEAGGGGGESAFPGGCDGTTCFLRLNRYPACPFAADSLGMVPHTDSDFLTILFQDQVGGLQLIKDARWVAVKPHAEALIVNVGDLFQAWSNNKYKSVEHKVVANSSAERFSVAYFLCPSWDSPVGTCGEPSPYKPFTFGEYRRSVQDDVERTGKKIGLPNFLKRSTVDGLDHNIVDHSY, from the exons ATGGGAGAGGGATTTGGAAAGGAGGAGGTGTCTAGAGGAGAAATTGGTCGGTGGTTTTCTAGATGGGTCGAAGCAG CTCCTCCGATCCTCGCGAGCCGCGACGCGAGGGAGAGCAAGGCGTGCGCGGACGCCATGGCGAGGGCGGCGTCGGAGTGGGGCTTCTTCCAGGTGGTGAACCACGGCGTGGGGCTGGAGCTCCTGGAGGAGATGAGGCGGGAGCAGGCGAAGCTATTCCGCCTGCCGTTCGGTACCAAGGACAAGGCCGGGCTCCTCAACGGCTCGTACCGGTGGGGCAACCCGACGGCCACGTCGCTCGGGCAGCTCTCGTGGTCGGAGTCCTTCCACGTTCCGCTCCCCAGCGTCTCCCCGGAAGGCTGCGATTACGGGAAGCTCAGCACATTGAG GGGAGTGATGCAGGAGGTGGCGGACGCGATGTCGCGGGTGGCGGACACGGTGGCCGGGACGCTGGCGGAGAACCTCGGGCAcgaggcagggggcggcggcggcgagtcgGCGTTCCCGGGAGGGTGCGACGGGACGACGTGCTTCCTGCGGCTGAACAGGTACCCGGCGTGCCCGTTCGCGGCGGACTCCTTGGGCATGGTTCCGCACACGGACAGCGACTTCCTCACCATCCTCTTCCAGGACCAGGTCGGGGGCCTGCAGCTCATCAAGGACGCCCGCTGGGTCGCCGTGAAGCCGCACGCCGAAGCGCTCATTGTCAACGTCGGCGACCTGTTCCAGGCGTGGAGCAACAACAAATACAAGAGCGTGGAGCACAAGGTGGTGGCCAACTCCAGCGCGGAGCGCTTCTCCGTCGCCTACTTCCTTTGCCCGTCCTGGGACTCGCCCGTCGGCACATGCGGCGAGCCGTCGCCGTACAAGCCGTTTACCTTCGGGGAGTACAGGAGGAGTGTGCAGGACGATGTCGAGAGAACCGGGAAAAAGATTGGACTCCCCAACTTTCTCAAGCGTTCTACCGTTGATGGCCTCGATCACAACATCGTCGACCACTCTTATTAA